The window TGCGCTTTCTCACCATGAACGCTGGGATGGAAGCGGCTACCCAAATGGATTACAAGGAAACCAGATACCTTTCACCGGTCGTATCCTGAATATCGCCGATATATACGATGCACTCCGGAACAAGAGGGTATACAAGCCGGCCTTTGACCACGAGACAACATACAGGATAATCACCGAAGGCGATGGCAGGACACTACCTTCACATTTTGACCCCCCCATACTACAGGCCTTCAGGGAGACAGCCTCGCGCTTTGAGGAGATATACGGGAAAATGCAGGAATAATATCATGACAAGGAAAATTTCGAGATATGGGAACTCCCGAAAACAATCAGGAAACATCTCGGCTGAGCGATCTACTGAATATCAGACAGCTTTCTGCCTCTGCCGTTTTTTTCGATACCAGTCAAACAACTTCTTTGTACAGACAGGGAAGAGCCCCAGCAGGGTGAACGAGATGATCAACCCCGGCGAGAGAATGCCACTGAGAGAATCGATCTTGCCGAGTTCCTGGCCGGCGTTGACATAGACGATAGTGCCGGCAAGCATGCCAAGCTGCGATACCCAGTAAAAGGTCCTGAGCGGTATCTTTGTGAGACCCATCAGAAGGTTTATCATAAAGAAAGGAAAGACCGGTATCAGTCGGAGTGTAAAAAGGTAGAAGGCACCCTCCTCCGCAATCCCCCTGTCTATGACAGAGAGCCGGTCTCCGAACTTCTTCTGTACCCAGTCCCGCAGGATATAGCGAGAACCGAAGCAGGCGAGGGTTGCGCCGATGCTGCTTGCAAACGAGATGATTACGGTGCCCCTCCAGAGACCGAAAATGGCTCCGCCTGCAAGGCTCATAACCGTAGCGCCGGGCAGGGAAAGGGCAGTGACAGAGATATACATCGCCATATAGGCGGCAATAACCGCAACGCCATGATCTGCATAGAGTGAAACAAAACGCTGCTGGGATTCCTTCACAAATGCAAGGCTCAGGAGATCACCAAGGACATAGATCCTCAGAACCATTGCCACCGCAATGAGCAGCGCCGCGAGCACCACTTTTCTGACTGCATCGCGGCTCATATCACAGAGCTGACGCCATGACAGGCTCTCGCCTCTTTTGAACAGGCCAACTGCCTGCTATCGAATCGAGCCTGCTCACGTGAATCCTTTGCCGGCAGTGCATGCGAAACAATGATCGCCCACCGCAATAGCGCGCCCGGAGAGAGCGCCAAGGTCAAAGGTGCGTACATGCTGCGGACAGGTTTCATCAAGAGGGATATCCAGCACCTGGTTAAAATCGCAGTCATAGAGCCTGCCATCCCAACCCACACTGATCATGTATCTGCACATGAGCCCTGGCAGGGCATTTGCGTTAAAGGAACATTTTAGGAGATCGTGATACTGCTCTTCCTTGCCTGCCTCCTCAAGGACCTTCGAGAACCTGCCGACAGCCACGTTGGCAAACATGAAAAGATGATCGAAGGATATGCCGTGTTCCTCCATGAGAACCCTTTTGTAGTCTCCTTCGAGCTGAGCCTGCGATGCAGGGAGAAACGCCCCTCCAGGGTTGTACGCCAGATGGAGCCGTTTTGCTGAATTCCCTGTTCCATATCCGATCGCGTTCAGCCGCTTCAGGACTTGAACGCTCCGTCGGAAGGCACCCTTGCCCCGCATGCTGTCCACATTCCCCTCGGTATAGCAGGGCAGGGAACCGGTAATCTCCAGATCATGGCGGCCAAACAGGTCAAAGAGATATTCATAACGCGGGTCAGCGAGCACGGTGAGATTGCTGCGGATAATCACCTGCCTGCCGAGCCTCCTGCTCTCCTCAACCAAAAACATAAAGTTCGGGTTCAGCTCAGGAGCACCGCCGGTGATGTCAAGTATGCTGATCGTAGTATCCCTCAAAACCGAGAGCACCATTTCAGCGGTCTCTCTCTTCATCGCTTCGCTGCGCAGCGGCCCGGCATCGACATGACAGTGGCTGCAGGTCATATTGCAGACATAGCCGAGGTTGATCTGGAGCGTAGATACGGAAACTGCCCTGAGCGGTCCTGACTGGAGTGCACTGACCTTATCCTGAAACCTCATGGCTCTATCTTACCAAGTTCATAACCGAAATAATATCCTGCCATTATCAATTTTTCTGCTACAATTTTTATAATAAGGCTGACTAAGTAACAGACTATGGAACTATCGATAAGAACGATTGCCCTTTTTCGCGGACTGGCCTCATGGGGAGGCTTTTTTGTTTTTCTGTGTTTTGAGTATTTGCGGCCCTATCGCCCCTCATCAGTGCCGAAGACCGAAAGGCTTTTAACCAACATCTCACTCACCATATTAAACAGCGTAGTCCTCAGCCTTCTTTTTGCCACGGCGACGATCAATATCTCTCTTGATGTCTCAGCAAACCATATCGGCATATTGAACAACTTCAATCTGCCTTTCTGGCAGAGGGTTTTTCTGGCGGTCATATTCATGGACTTCGTATTTTACTTCTGGCATATTTTAAATCACCGGCTCCCTATCCTTTGGCGTTTTCACCGCGTGCATCACAGTGATCTGAATATGGATGTGTCAACCGCGAGCCGCTTTCATATCGGTGAACTTGCGCTTTCTTCCGGCATCAAGATCGGCCTGATCTATCTTATCGGTGCAAACGTGGCGAGCGTCATCCTCTTCGAAAGCCTCCTGGGACTGACGGCACAGTTCCAGCACAGCAGCGTCAAAGTTCCGCTATGGTTCGAGAAGTTCTTCTGGCTTTTCTTTGTGCCGCCATCCATGCACCGGATCCATCACTCGGTCGTGATTCCGGAGCGCAATACGAACTACGGTACGATCCTCTCGATCTGGGACCGGATTCTCGGAACTCTGCGGCACGATGTACCCCAGGAAGGGATCGTGATCGGTCTCGGTTCATACCGCACGCCAGAGGGCCTTGGACTACTCAGCCTTCTTCTCATGCCCTTTACCCGTAGCGCGCGATGATCTCCGTAATCATTCCGGTGCTCAATGAAGAGATGCATCTCGCACGCTGCATGGAATCCCTCAGGCAAGAGGCCTTTTCAGGTGAGCTCATTGTCGCCGATGGCGGCAGCACGGACAGGTCAAAAGAGATCGCAGAGAAGTGCCACGGGGTTCAATGGGTGGAATCCGGGAAAGGACGCGGGGTTCAGATGAACGCCGGCAGTGCAGTCGCAGCGGGTGACTTTCTTCTCTTTCTTCATGCTGATACCCTTCTTGAACAGGGTTGGTCAAAAGAGGTCTGTTCTGCTTTTGATGATCCATCCGTCATCGGAGGGGCGTTCAGCTTCAGCATAGATGATCCTTCTCCGAAATATCGGTTTGTTGAAGCATGGGTCAGGATGCGCTGCCGGGTCTTCCGGCTTCCCTACGGCGATCAGGCGATCTTTATCAGAAAGAGCGTCTTTCAGAAACTCGGCGGGTATAAGGAGATACCGCTCATGGAGGATGTTGATATAATCAAACGCATGAAATCAAATGGAGAAATCGCCCTGCTCAGTTGCAGGGCAGTCACGTCAGGACGCAGGTGGATCGGCAAAGGTCTGGTGAAAACCGCGCTCATAAACCAGATTACCATGCTGCTCTATCAGCTTGGCGTCAGCCCAGAACGGCTCGCGAGGTTCTATTACCGATGAACAGGAATGTGTACGGCATTATGATCAAATATCCTGAGCCGGGCCGGGTGAAAACGCGTCTGGCAAGAGATGTCGGCCATAAAAAGGCCGCGGAGATCTATCGGGATATCACTGAGCTGGTCATAATAAACACGTTGCCGGTCGGGCAGAACTATAGACGTATCATTCTTTACGATCCGCCGGAGCGGCTTGGTGACTTCGAACAATGGCTGCCGGGGAATCATTTCGTCCTGCAGCAGGGCAATGACATTGGCGAAAGGATGGACAACGCGATCAGGGAATTGCTGACCCACGGCGCTGAAAGGGCTGTCCTGACCGGGGCCGATATTCCCGGCCTGAACTCGGATGTTATAGCCGGTGCCTTTACCGCACTCGATCATGCGGACCTCGTGATCGGCCCGGCCAAAGACGGCGGATATTATTTGATCGGCATGAAAAAGCCGCATCCGGAGATATTCCTAAATATTACGTGGAGCACGGCAGAAGTTCTTGAGCAGACAGTCGGGGTAATAGAAGAGCTGCACCTGACTGTTGCATACACGCCTGTTCTCGCCGATACGGACAGGGTCGAAGACCTGGCACATTTCCCTCGTCCGTGACAGGCAGTCAGCTATCAAAAGTCAAAGGAGCATATTCATCGATGGGAGCTTCAATAAGTCTAAAGTTTTCACCGGAATTTGTCGAAGTAATAACCAGAGATGCGCGCAGACGCCATAAGGAGGATACCATGATCTTGCCGTCCCTGTTCAGATGTCTTCTTATCTTCGTTATGCTGCAGCTAATCGCCGGCTGTAACCAGAATCCCCCGCAAAAGATCAATCTGGAAAAACGCAAGGCAGTAGTAGCTGAAAAAAAGAATGGCAAGGCAATACGAATTGCGGTAGGGGGTATGATAACCCCGCGTGAGGGTTTTGCCTATTACCGGCAGTTTCTTGATTACATAGGCGAAAAGATGGAAAAACCGGTCGAATTTGTGGACCGCGAAGATTATGCCGAGATCAACAAACTGGTCGCAACTGGGCAGGTTGATCTGGCCTTTGTCTGCGGCGGCCCCTATGTGGACGGCAAGAAAGAGTTTGATATGGAACTCCTTGCTGCGCCGGTCGCCTACGGTGAAACGGTTTACTACTCGTATATCATCGTCAACAGGAACAGTCCTTTTCAGCAGCTGAACGATCTCAGGGGGAAACGCTTTGCCTTTACCGACCCGCTCTCCAATTCGGGAAAACTGGTGCCGACATACATGCTTGCAAAGATGCAGGAAACACCTGATTCTTTCTTCGGCAAATATTCCTATCTCGGCTCCCATGACAAGGCAATTCAGGCCGTTGCCGAGGGAGTGGTCGATGGCGCTGCCGTTGACAGTCTTATCTGGGAATATGCAAACAGGACGTCACCCAAATTCACGTCAAAGACGCGGATCATCCTGAAATCGCCGCCGTATGGGATACCTCCGGTTGTCGTTCCAAAAGGACTGAACGCCGGGCTTAAAGAGCAGCTCCGCAAGATTTTTCTTGAATCCCATACCGATCCGAAGGGGGCCGAAATTCTCAGGAAGATGCATATCGACCGCTTTGTCACCATCGAGGATAAGGCCTATGATTCAATCCGGGAGATGAAGGTCTGGATTGATAAACAAAAAGGGGTGAAATAGCCTCATAATGAAAATCCGTCTCACGATACGATCAAAACTGCTTATCGCTGTCTTCGGCATTCTTATCGTTTCGGGGGCAATACTGCTTGCGTTCAATATGACCTCGGTCTACCATAAACTTGAAGCACGGCTTCAGCTTCGCGGCGTCACCATTGCAAACCTGATGGCGCCTGAGGTTATCAACCGGGTTCTTACCGAAAATTTCCTTGCTCTTGAGCTGATGCTCAAGGACCGTCTCGGTGACGAACAGGATATCGAATATGCCTTTGTCAGCAATAAGAGCGGCAGTGTTATTGCCCATACCTTTGAGAATGGATTTCCTACAGAGTTGAAGGGTATAAATCCGGTTCCGGCCGGAAAGAACTATGCCACTATGCGTTTCTCGACAGGGAAGTCTTCGCTCATTGATATCTCCATTCCGCTTCTCAGGGGAGAGATCGGACAGCTCCATATCGGCCTCTCGGAAACATCAATACAGAAGGAGACGAGAAGTATTATCTGGTCGATCACCTGGCTGATCTCGGCAACCATGGTCCTTGCAGGAGTCGTCTTCACGGTCCTTGCACGTATCATCACAAAACCTCTGTTAGGGCTCGCAAAGACTGCTGAACAGGCATCGCAGGGCAATTTTAACCTCAATTTTGACTCATCTTCAGATGATGAAATCGGGCATCTTGCCCGCACGTTCAATACTATGATAGCTGCCCGTAAGCAGATAGAGGACGAAAGGGAATTAATAATCACCCAACTGCAAACAGCTCTGAAGGAGATTAAAACACTGAGCGGCCTCTTGCCGGTCTGTGCGTGGTGCAAAAAGATCCGCGATGACAAGGGCTACTGGAAAATGCTCGATGTCTATGTGTCTGAGCATTCAGACGCAGAATTCTCCCATGGCATCTGTCCCGAATGCCTTAAAAAGGTGAGCCCCGAAACGTATGAACGACTTGAAGACGAGAAGAAATGCGCCGAGGACTCTTCAATACATGAATGCGACTGATGATTACTGCATCATGAATAGCCGGCGCTGATAGGGCGTTCCATTCCTATTCAAGCTGCTCTCCCGATACCTGAAACGTCCGCATGAACCTTCGGTCAATGTAGTCCTTCAGAAGAAAGGGAATTCTGCCATGCCAGACGAACTTCCCGCGCCAGAGTACCCCTCTGCCGTTTCCAAGATTAAAGATAAGCATATACTGCTGCTGCGGTATGAACGTCTCCAACTCGCCGCCTTCAAGGGATGCCATAAGATTGTTGAAGAGGACCATATTCTCCCGGACCGCATAGACACCCACCTTTGCCAGTTTGTGACCTTCAAGACTGATACAATCGCCGCCGCCGAATATCCCGGGATACGCAATACTCTGAAGATGGCTGTTCACCAGGAGGCCGTTGTCAGGACCGACCGGCAACCCGGAATCCCTGAAGAGTGCTGACGGCCTTACCCCCGTGGCGATCAGGGCAATATCAAAGCCCTGGGAAGTGTTGTCATCGAAAACCACCCTATCCTCTTCGACAGCCTTTACACGCCTGCCCTCCATTACGCTGATACCCCTTGCAAGAAATGATTCCCTTGCAAGCCTTCGCACACGATCCGGAAGGGCATGAAGCATCCTGCTTCCGGCAACGAGGGTAATCTCAGCCTTACCGTCCAGACCCCGTAGCAGCCGCCATACATTGCCTGTGATTTCAACCCCGGCAGGGCCGCCGCCAACAACCGTGATGCGAAGGGTCTTTTGACCTGCACCCGCTTCGATCTCCTTCTTCGCCTTAAGCAGATTACCAATAGGTTTGACCGTGAAGATACGGGCTGAAGGGCCTGCAGTCGATGACAATGAAACCTCACTGCCTGTATTGAAAGAGACCACATCATAGCCAATACTCGTTCCCGAAACCAGAGAAAGCGACTTCGTCTGGGGCTGTATGCCGGATACCCTGTCTTCCATAAAGACTCCGCCGCGGTCTTCGGTCATTTTTTTTATGTTAAAGCGTATCTCCTGCGGCCGGTATATGCCGGACAACATGCCCGGCCCCATACCTGAATAGTATTGATATGCCGAAGAACTGATTACGGTTACCCTGTGGCCCCGATCAACGTAATCCCTTAGTTTGAAAAGAGCGGTCAGATGCGCATGGCCGCCGCCGACAAAAACAAGATCTTTTTTCATGCTGATATTTTACCGTTTTTCGCAGCCCGATACATCAATATGCTCTGCACAGGAGAGGAACTCCTGCACTCTTTGCAGGTCGGTGTCGGGAGGCGGATCGCAGGACGGCATCAGGATATAGCGGTACAGCGGATCGGATATGCCTGCAACGCATTGCGCAACCGCGCGGCAGATACTGTCCTGCCCCCCTCCGTAAATGGTATTGATCACATCTACATTTCCTGCAGTCACAAGACAATCGCGATAAAGACGGTACACATCGCCGATCGGGACTCCCGCATCGACTGTTATACAGTCCGCCCCGGACTCCGGATAGAGCGCAATCTGCTGACTGATATTGCCGCACTGATGAAGAAAACAGCCGGCACCGCGGGCCCTGACCAGCTCAAAGAGTTTTTTTTCATACGGAATAACAGCCTCCCGGTAAAGATCCTCCGATATGAGCGAAACAGCGCCGTCAGGGACCGAAATACCGTCAATGAGACCCCGATCGATAAGAGGCTCATAGAGTGCAAATGAAAGACGGACGCCCAGGTCGCAGACCTCCATGACAAACGCCCTGTCGCTCAGCACTTTTTCCTGCAACAGATGCCAGTCGCAGAGGATCATGGCCCAGGTAAAGGGTCCCCATGAGGTAGCGCAGATGTACCGGTCAGGAAGCCTGGACCGCAGACCTCCGATCATCTCCACCAAAGCAAGGCTGTGGGGCGAGTGGGCAATATCGATGTCGGCAAAGTATCTGGCGTCTTCAACACTCTGGATGAGGGGAAACGACAGAAGCGGGGCCTGCTCCCCACGGAAGGCCAGATGGCCTCCGATCGCTTCGGCAGGAAAGGAGTTCAGGCCGGAGCCTGCAAAGACAATATCCGTCTTCAGGTCCCCAAAAACAGCGGCAAGTCCTTCGGCAAACGCATCAGGCGCCTTAACAATGTCTTCGATCCGCAGCCCTGCCTGGCGGTACGACCAGAGTCCTCCACCAAACAGGGCAGAGCATATGCGGTCACTTCGTTCACCCTGAAGGATTGTTTTTGTCCGGTTTCGGCCGTCCATTCTGTATCGTAACGTCACGGTCTAAAAATTGCAAAAGGATGTATGAAACGAATGACGATATTTGTCATTTGCAAAATCGTAGCGTAAAATGAGAATGACATGGATGAATTACAGAAAGATCGATCGGGCGCCCTGACTGAAGATGCGCTTAAAATACGTGAAGAGCAATTGAGAGACGCTCAAAGGCTGGCAAAGATCGGAAGCTGGCGGTATGACGTTTCAAGCGAAAGCCTCTGGTGGTCTGATGAACTCTACCGGATGTTTGACCTGCGCAGCGAGGACGGCCCGGTCACTATGGAACGTTTTTTAGGCCGGGTCCATCCTGAGGACAGGGAGGAGCTGAAAAAACAGATTGAATCCGGCCTGCCCTACCGGTCCGATTACCGCATCCTCCTGCCTGACGGCTCGGTTAAATACGTTCACGAGGAGGTCAGGGTTCATTCTGACCGTGACGCAAAGCCGATCGCTTATACGGGAACTGCACAGGATGTCACCGACCGCAGGAAGACAGAGGATCAACTCAACCATTCTCTGTCCCTTCTGACTGCGGCTCTCGAATCGACAGCTGACGGGATCCTCATTGTAAACAGGGATGGCAAAATTGTCGGCTTCAACGAACAGTTCGCCAGACTGTGGAAGATCCCCAAGACGGTCCTCGACCCGCATGACGACCAGAAGGCCCTGGATTTTGTACTCGATCAATTGAAATATCCGGACAAGTTCGTCGCCAAGGTAAAGGCCTTGTACGCTACACCTGAAGCAAATAGTTTTGATATTTTGGAATTTAAGGATGGCCGCACCTTTGAACGATATTCACAACCACAGAAAATCAATGGCTGTCCGGTCGGCAGGGTGTGGAGTTTCCGCGATATTACTCAGCAGAGAAGGACAGAGGAGAAGCTTTTAAAGAGCGAAGAGCGTTTTCGGTTAGCCATGCAGGGCGCAAACGACGGGTTATGGGATTGGAATCTGCTGACCGACGAAGTGTACTATTCTCCCCGCTGGAAATCGATGCTCGGCTATGCAGAGGACGAGCTTGATAATACCCTTGACACCTGGAAGCGGCTGGTCAGCCCTGTTGATCAGGATACCACCCTTGCGCTGGTTGGTGAAGTCGTTGAAGGTCATATGGACAAGTTTGAGGTCGAGTTTCGCATGCAGCATAAGGGCGGCCACTATCTTGATATCCTGTCCCGTGCCATCCTTGTACGTGACGATGGCGGCAAACCCGTCCGTCTGATCGGAACACATGTTGACATTACCAGGCGCAAAAAGACCGAGGCAGCCCTGCGTGAGAGCGAACGACGGTACAGGATCTTTTTCGACCAATCGCCTGATGGCGTCTTACTGATGAACGCAAAGGGTGAAATAGTCAGTTTCAACGATGCGGTTTGCGAGCAGCTGGGATACACCCGTGAGGAATTTTCCACGCTGCAGATAGCGGACATCGACCCTGTAGAAAGCCAGGCCGACATCAGTTTACGTTTTGAGAAAGTTTTCAGGGACGGAAAAGACCGATTTGAAGTGAAGCATAGAACAAAACAGGGTGATATACGGGACGTATTTGTCATAATCCAGACTTTGGAGTTGTCCGGTCAAATGTTCTTCCACACTATCTGGCAGGACATCACGGACCGCAGGCGGGCGGTAGATGCCCTGCGGGCGAGCGAGCGAATGCTCCAAACGATCATTGACACCGAGCCGGAATGCGTGAAGCTGCTCGACAAGGATGCCAACCTCATCATGATGAACCGGGCGGGCCTTGAGATGATAGAGGCCGACTCATTAGAACAGGTAAAAGGTCAAAGCGTCTCCCCCCTGATCACGGCCGAATACCGGCAGCCGTTCATGGATCTGACCAGGCGAGTCTTTCAGGGAGAGGCCGGAAAGCTTCTGTTTGAGATCACAGGTCTGAAGGGCCGTCACCTCTGGATGGAAACCCATGCCGTGCCTCTGTTGAACGATAGCAATGAGATCTTTGCTGCGCTGGGCGTAACGCGCGATGTTACTGCCCGGAAAGCGGCAGAGGAGAAGATCAGCCGGAGCGAGCAGTTCATCAGGAGCATCCTCGACACCGTGGACGAAGGGTTCATCGTCCTCGACCGGGACTACCGTATACTTACGGCCAACAAGGCCTATTGCAGTCAGGTGGGCGGATGCGACGAGAAGATTATCGGCAGACACTGTTACGAGATATCGCATAAAACTGAACGTCCCTGCTTCGAAGAGGGCGAAGAATGTGCAGCACGCCATGCATTTGAAAAAGGAATACCCCACACAGCCCTGCACCGCCACAAAGATGCCGGCGGCAATATCCTCTACGTGGAGACCAAGGCCTTTCCGATCAAAGACACAGAAGGCAACGTCACCTCTGTCATTGAGGTAATCAACAACATCACTGAAAAATACCTGCTTGAAGAAGAGCGGCTCAGGACCCAGAAGCTCGAATCGATCGGCACGCTTGCCGGCGGCATAGCCCATGACTGTAATAATCTGCTTCAGGGTGTGTTTGGGTATATCTCGATGGCAAAGATCACCCATGATCAGAAGGAAAAGTCACTTGCCATGCTCGATCAGGCAGAAGAAGCCCTTCATTTGTCGGTCAATCTCACGACCCAGCTGCTTACGTTTTCCAAGGGCGGCAAGCCGCTGAAGAAGCTGATCAGGATCGCGCCGGTAATTGAAAATGCGGTGAAGTTCGCTCTGAGCGGTTCCCATACAGACTTTCGGCTGGACATACTTTCCGATCTTTGGACAGTGGAGGCGGATGCAGGGCAGCTTGCGCAGGTGATACAGAACATTGTGCTCAATGCCAATGAGGCAATGGCAGGCAGTGCACGATAACGATCGCAATCAGCAATGTTGAGATGCCCTCAAGGGCCAACCTGCTGCTGCCTGATGGAGGGCAGTTTGTGCGGATAGCTATCGAGGACACCGGCACAGGCATACCAGAGCCGAACCTGGCAAAGATCTTCGATCCTTACTTTACGACCAAGCAGAAAGGCAGCGGCCTGGGGCTGGCGACATCGTATTCGATCATAAAGAACCACGGTGGAGTTATTGAGGTAAAATCAGAGGTGAACCGGGGCACCACCTTCACCATTTATCTTCCGGCGTCCAGGGGCACAGAGATTGGAACGGCAGCGGCCACTACAGCAGCTGCGGGGACAAGGAAGGGCAGGGTACTGCTGATGGACGACGAAGAGCTGGTGCGAAATGTTGCAAGGGAGATGATCGCAGCCCTTGGCCATGAGGTGGAAGGGGCAGAAGACGGTATGAGGGCGATAGAGCTGTTCCGGCAGGCGAGGGATGCCGGCAGACCCTTTGATCTGGTGATCCTGGATCTTACGGTAAAGGGCGGGATGGGAGGAGAAGAGGCGATCGCAAAGATCCGGGAGATTGCCCCTGAGGTCAAGGCAGTTGTATCGAGCGGATATGCAGACAGTCCTATCGTAGCCGACTTTCCTGCCTATGGTTTTTCAGCGGTTCTGAACAAACCCTACAGGATTGATTCCCTGAAGAACTGCCTGGACCCATTCTTTTCGTAGTCTGCAGTCTTGTCAGCGCGCAGGTATCTCCAACCTCATCATATTCAGAGGAACGGATCCCAATGTTCCTGCTGCAGGCGCAACTCGCTGTCATAAATTTGATTTGTCATTCGCCTTGTCATAACGTAAAATTAGAGGCATGGACGATAGACAAAAAGACCCTGAAGGCCTCCGGAAAACCGAGAAATTATCTTTTGACGGAACAGCCATGTACCGCGCGCTCTTCGATAGTTCACGGGATGCTGTCGGGGTGTCAAAAGCCGGAATTCATCTGCTGGTGAATAATGCATATCTTGATCTGTTCGGTTTTCCCCGGGATTACGATATCACCGGCAGACCGGTCCTGGACCTGATCGCTCCGGCCAGCCGTGCTCAAATCAGCGATTACATCCGTCGCCGCTCTCATGGCGAAACGGTCACCTCTCTTTATGAGACGCGAGGGCTGCGGGCAGACGGCACAGAGTTCGATATGGAGGTGAGCGTTTCGCTCTACCCGGAACATGGTGAAAACCACACGCTGGTAATCCTCAGGGATATCTCGGAGCGCACGAAGGCTGCAGAAGAAATTGCCGAACGTGAGGCCATGTTGAGACAGATTATGGACACGGCAAGTGTCGCGATCTTTCTCATAGACAAGACCGGCCATATCACAACTGCCAATAACCGCATGGCAGACATGTTCGGCTGCCCGATGGAAGAGCTTATCGGAAGCGAATATGTTGATCATGTTCATCCGCTTGAGCGCGAGATTGGCAGGCAGAAAATGCTGGCGTTGCTGGCGAGCAAAATACCGTCCGTTGATCTCGAACGCCTTTACCTGAAAAAGGATGGGGCCGAGTTCTGGGGACACCTTGCAGGCAGGCGTTTTCATGATGTCCGGGGCAATGAACTCGGCCTGATCGGCGTCATAACTGACATCACTATGCGCAAGATGACGGAAACCGCGCTGCGAGAGAGCGAAGCGACAGCACGCACGCTTCTGGATATTCCTGTGGCGGCAGCGTTCCTGCTTGACCGGGATGGAAAATGCCTTGATGCAAACGAAACATTCGCCCAGCGGTTCGGCAAAACGCGGACGGATGTCATCGGGCTCGTCGTCTGGGACCTTTTCCCTCCTGAGGTTGCAGAGAGACGAAGGGCACATTTTGAGCAGGTCCTGAAAGATAAGAAGATGGTCCGTTACGAAGATGAACGCGGGGGCAGATGGAACGATTCGCTCATTGCGCCAATCCTCGACAGCAGCGGAGAGGTCTCGAGGATTGCGGTTGTAGGCTTTGATATAACCGAGCGAAA of the Nitrospirota bacterium genome contains:
- a CDS encoding TVP38/TMEM64 family protein — encoded protein: MSRDAVRKVVLAALLIAVAMVLRIYVLGDLLSLAFVKESQQRFVSLYADHGVAVIAAYMAMYISVTALSLPGATVMSLAGGAIFGLWRGTVIISFASSIGATLACFGSRYILRDWVQKKFGDRLSVIDRGIAEEGAFYLFTLRLIPVFPFFMINLLMGLTKIPLRTFYWVSQLGMLAGTIVYVNAGQELGKIDSLSGILSPGLIISFTLLGLFPVCTKKLFDWYRKKRQRQKAV
- the phnD gene encoding phosphate/phosphite/phosphonate ABC transporter substrate-binding protein, with the translated sequence MLPSLFRCLLIFVMLQLIAGCNQNPPQKINLEKRKAVVAEKKNGKAIRIAVGGMITPREGFAYYRQFLDYIGEKMEKPVEFVDREDYAEINKLVATGQVDLAFVCGGPYVDGKKEFDMELLAAPVAYGETVYYSYIIVNRNSPFQQLNDLRGKRFAFTDPLSNSGKLVPTYMLAKMQETPDSFFGKYSYLGSHDKAIQAVAEGVVDGAAVDSLIWEYANRTSPKFTSKTRIILKSPPYGIPPVVVPKGLNAGLKEQLRKIFLESHTDPKGAEILRKMHIDRFVTIEDKAYDSIREMKVWIDKQKGVK
- a CDS encoding TIGR04282 family arsenosugar biosynthesis glycosyltransferase produces the protein MNRNVYGIMIKYPEPGRVKTRLARDVGHKKAAEIYRDITELVIINTLPVGQNYRRIILYDPPERLGDFEQWLPGNHFVLQQGNDIGERMDNAIRELLTHGAERAVLTGADIPGLNSDVIAGAFTALDHADLVIGPAKDGGYYLIGMKKPHPEIFLNITWSTAEVLEQTVGVIEELHLTVAYTPVLADTDRVEDLAHFPRP
- a CDS encoding sterol desaturase family protein, with product MELSIRTIALFRGLASWGGFFVFLCFEYLRPYRPSSVPKTERLLTNISLTILNSVVLSLLFATATINISLDVSANHIGILNNFNLPFWQRVFLAVIFMDFVFYFWHILNHRLPILWRFHRVHHSDLNMDVSTASRFHIGELALSSGIKIGLIYLIGANVASVILFESLLGLTAQFQHSSVKVPLWFEKFFWLFFVPPSMHRIHHSVVIPERNTNYGTILSIWDRILGTLRHDVPQEGIVIGLGSYRTPEGLGLLSLLLMPFTRSAR
- the arsS gene encoding arsenosugar biosynthesis radical SAM protein ArsS (Some members of this family are selenoproteins.), which encodes MRFQDKVSALQSGPLRAVSVSTLQINLGYVCNMTCSHCHVDAGPLRSEAMKRETAEMVLSVLRDTTISILDITGGAPELNPNFMFLVEESRRLGRQVIIRSNLTVLADPRYEYLFDLFGRHDLEITGSLPCYTEGNVDSMRGKGAFRRSVQVLKRLNAIGYGTGNSAKRLHLAYNPGGAFLPASQAQLEGDYKRVLMEEHGISFDHLFMFANVAVGRFSKVLEEAGKEEQYHDLLKCSFNANALPGLMCRYMISVGWDGRLYDCDFNQVLDIPLDETCPQHVRTFDLGALSGRAIAVGDHCFACTAGKGFT
- a CDS encoding HAMP domain-containing protein, with the protein product MKIRLTIRSKLLIAVFGILIVSGAILLAFNMTSVYHKLEARLQLRGVTIANLMAPEVINRVLTENFLALELMLKDRLGDEQDIEYAFVSNKSGSVIAHTFENGFPTELKGINPVPAGKNYATMRFSTGKSSLIDISIPLLRGEIGQLHIGLSETSIQKETRSIIWSITWLISATMVLAGVVFTVLARIITKPLLGLAKTAEQASQGNFNLNFDSSSDDEIGHLARTFNTMIAARKQIEDERELIITQLQTALKEIKTLSGLLPVCAWCKKIRDDKGYWKMLDVYVSEHSDAEFSHGICPECLKKVSPETYERLEDEKKCAEDSSIHECD
- a CDS encoding TIGR04283 family arsenosugar biosynthesis glycosyltransferase, with amino-acid sequence MISVIIPVLNEEMHLARCMESLRQEAFSGELIVADGGSTDRSKEIAEKCHGVQWVESGKGRGVQMNAGSAVAAGDFLLFLHADTLLEQGWSKEVCSAFDDPSVIGGAFSFSIDDPSPKYRFVEAWVRMRCRVFRLPYGDQAIFIRKSVFQKLGGYKEIPLMEDVDIIKRMKSNGEIALLSCRAVTSGRRWIGKGLVKTALINQITMLLYQLGVSPERLARFYYR